The Pseudoalteromonas aliena SW19 genome includes a region encoding these proteins:
- a CDS encoding alpha-ketoglutarate-dependent dioxygenase AlkB, translating into MKLPLSCDASYHSQFMPRSQSTAIYEWLASHCNLNEPEFMQMPNGSELSIFPWRMIFLDPKLEQSQLFPSYHGRHSAWFPLLGQLQQQITDLTGVEFSVAVCLYYPDGEESLSFHSDLPAFGPTDIIASISLGAEREFLIRSQSNTQEQHSLTLEDGSLLIMGQGFQDNYQHALASAHKATRPRFNISFRQFAWPV; encoded by the coding sequence ATGAAGCTGCCACTAAGTTGCGATGCGTCTTACCATTCACAGTTTATGCCTCGCTCACAAAGTACTGCCATATATGAATGGTTAGCATCACATTGTAATCTTAATGAGCCTGAATTTATGCAAATGCCCAATGGTAGTGAACTAAGTATTTTTCCTTGGCGAATGATTTTTTTAGATCCCAAATTAGAACAATCCCAGCTTTTTCCTTCATATCATGGTCGTCACAGTGCTTGGTTCCCTCTTTTAGGCCAATTACAACAGCAAATAACTGATCTTACGGGTGTCGAATTTAGTGTGGCGGTGTGCCTTTATTACCCAGACGGAGAAGAAAGCTTAAGCTTTCATAGTGATCTACCCGCGTTTGGCCCTACAGATATTATTGCGTCAATAAGTTTAGGTGCAGAGCGCGAATTTTTAATCCGCAGCCAAAGTAACACTCAAGAGCAGCATAGTCTCACGCTAGAAGATGGCTCACTCCTTATCATGGGCCAAGGATTTCAAGATAACTACCAACACGCTCTAGCGAGTGCGCATAAAGCAACCCGTCCAAGATTTAACATCTCATTTAGGCAATTTGCTTGGCCTGTTTAG